One Nocardia iowensis DNA window includes the following coding sequences:
- a CDS encoding amino acid ABC transporter permease, whose amino-acid sequence MDADTRELIWHNLWPMLQATVEKTLPLTAISFAIGLVIALFVALARMSPVWPLSAAARFYISIIRGTPLLVQLFIVFYALPQFNVVIDPFPAAVIAFSLNVGGYAAEVVRASILSVAHGQWEAAKALGMSYAQELRLIILPQASRIAVPPLSNTLISLVKDTSLASTILVTELLRVAQLAAAPTFDFFALYGVAAIYYWIICLILGFAQTRLETRLARHVAR is encoded by the coding sequence ATGGATGCCGATACCAGGGAACTGATCTGGCACAACCTGTGGCCGATGCTGCAGGCCACCGTCGAGAAAACGCTGCCGCTCACCGCGATCAGCTTCGCCATCGGCTTGGTGATCGCGTTGTTCGTGGCATTGGCCAGGATGTCACCGGTGTGGCCGCTGTCCGCGGCCGCCCGGTTCTACATCTCGATCATTCGGGGCACGCCGCTGCTGGTGCAGCTGTTCATCGTGTTCTACGCGCTGCCGCAGTTCAACGTCGTGATCGATCCGTTCCCGGCGGCGGTGATCGCGTTCAGCCTCAATGTCGGTGGCTACGCGGCCGAGGTGGTGCGCGCGTCCATCCTCAGCGTCGCGCACGGGCAGTGGGAGGCGGCCAAGGCGCTCGGCATGTCGTATGCGCAGGAACTGCGGCTGATCATCCTGCCGCAGGCTTCGCGCATCGCCGTGCCGCCGCTGTCCAACACGCTGATCTCGTTGGTGAAGGACACCTCGCTGGCCTCCACCATCCTGGTGACCGAACTGCTCCGGGTCGCCCAGCTGGCGGCCGCCCCGACCTTCGACTTCTTCGCGCTCTACGGCGTCGCGGCGATCTACTACTGGATCATCTGTTTGATTCTGGGTTTCGCGCAGACCAGATTGGAGACCCGGCTCGCCCGGCACGTAGCGCGCTGA
- a CDS encoding branched-chain amino acid ABC transporter permease, giving the protein MHGVGDALRSWWGGLSRPAQWAVGIPAIIALALLPLFPPPFLDTPGTSFGGVMAQFAMYALLAIGLNVVVGQAGLLDLGYVGFYAVGAYTVGLLTSPNSPWNQTDGGWLSEDWAWLACLPLAAAVTAMSGLVLGTPTLRLRGDYLAIVTLGFGEIVRLLADNLGDVTNGSLGLSGIAYPQVGESAERPNGIFSSGNVGDADSANIFDKANAGTWWFWIGMVLVILTLLIVGNLERSRVGRAWVAIREDEDAAEVMGVPAFKFKLWAFTIGAAVGGLSGALYAGQVQFINPTGFNIINSMLFLCAVVIGGQGNKLGVIVGAFIIVYLPNRLLSVQAVGQTAVGWISLAFTVALVVALIVVWRRWARNQERPIKFGYLAAAAVSVIVMLVVLNNVLRFQAPGAQSLGDYKYLFFGITLMVLMIFKPQGLFPVRQKLLAYGRQVYQAVRKPFGDETIGANR; this is encoded by the coding sequence ATGCACGGTGTCGGTGACGCCTTGCGCTCCTGGTGGGGTGGTCTGTCCCGGCCGGCCCAGTGGGCCGTCGGTATTCCCGCCATTATCGCGCTGGCGTTGCTTCCGCTGTTCCCGCCGCCGTTCCTGGATACCCCGGGCACCAGTTTCGGCGGGGTCATGGCGCAGTTCGCCATGTATGCCCTCCTCGCTATCGGCTTGAATGTCGTTGTCGGACAGGCTGGTCTGCTCGACCTCGGCTACGTCGGCTTCTACGCCGTCGGTGCCTATACGGTCGGTCTGCTCACCAGCCCGAACAGTCCGTGGAATCAAACCGACGGCGGCTGGCTGAGTGAAGACTGGGCGTGGCTGGCGTGCCTACCGCTGGCCGCGGCGGTCACCGCGATGTCCGGTCTGGTCCTGGGTACCCCGACGCTGCGGCTGCGCGGCGACTATCTGGCGATCGTGACGCTCGGCTTCGGCGAGATCGTCCGGTTGCTCGCCGACAACCTCGGCGATGTGACCAACGGCAGCCTCGGCTTGTCCGGTATCGCCTACCCACAGGTCGGTGAGTCGGCTGAGCGACCAAACGGCATCTTCTCCTCCGGCAATGTCGGCGACGCGGATTCGGCGAACATCTTCGACAAGGCCAATGCCGGAACCTGGTGGTTCTGGATCGGCATGGTGCTGGTGATCCTCACCCTGCTGATCGTCGGCAACCTCGAGCGCAGCCGAGTCGGCCGGGCCTGGGTCGCGATCCGCGAAGACGAGGACGCGGCCGAGGTCATGGGCGTGCCCGCGTTCAAGTTCAAGCTGTGGGCCTTCACGATCGGCGCCGCGGTCGGCGGATTGTCCGGCGCGCTGTACGCGGGTCAGGTGCAGTTCATCAACCCGACCGGGTTCAACATCATCAACTCGATGCTGTTCCTGTGCGCGGTCGTCATCGGCGGGCAGGGCAACAAGCTCGGCGTGATCGTCGGCGCATTCATCATCGTGTACTTGCCGAACCGACTGCTGTCGGTGCAGGCGGTCGGTCAGACGGCGGTCGGCTGGATCTCCCTCGCCTTCACCGTCGCCCTCGTCGTCGCGCTGATCGTGGTGTGGCGCAGGTGGGCTCGCAATCAGGAACGTCCGATCAAATTCGGCTATCTGGCCGCGGCGGCCGTGTCGGTGATCGTGATGCTCGTGGTGCTCAACAACGTGCTCAGGTTCCAGGCGCCCGGCGCACAGTCGCTCGGTGACTACAAGTATCTGTTCTTCGGGATCACGCTGATGGTGCTCATGATCTTCAAACCGCAGGGCCTGTTCCCGGTCCGGCAGAAGTTGCTCGCCTACGGGCGGCAGGTATATCAAGCCGTGCGTAAGCCGTTCGGCGACGAGACGATCGGAGCGAACCGATGA
- a CDS encoding TM2 domain-containing protein, whose translation MTDPYQQNPGGGPQYGPPGTGPDLNKPQDTVAFPQFDGQQPADPYAQPQFGQPNPYGQQPGGYPPAQYGPQGYNPNDPEAPYGRDQFGVPLSDKQKLVAGLLQIFLGSFGVGRFYLGHNGLGIAQLVVSAVTCFTLGWIWGVVDGILMLTGKVTDSEGRPLRE comes from the coding sequence GTGACCGACCCTTACCAGCAGAACCCAGGCGGCGGACCACAGTACGGTCCGCCCGGTACGGGTCCGGATCTGAACAAGCCACAGGACACCGTGGCGTTCCCGCAGTTCGACGGCCAGCAGCCCGCCGACCCGTACGCGCAGCCGCAGTTCGGCCAGCCCAACCCGTACGGCCAGCAGCCGGGTGGCTACCCACCGGCGCAGTACGGCCCCCAGGGCTACAACCCGAATGACCCCGAAGCACCGTACGGCCGTGACCAATTCGGTGTGCCACTCTCGGACAAGCAGAAGCTCGTCGCGGGTCTGCTGCAGATCTTCCTCGGCAGTTTCGGGGTCGGCCGCTTCTATCTCGGCCACAACGGACTCGGTATCGCCCAGTTGGTCGTCAGTGCCGTCACCTGTTTCACGCTCGGCTGGATCTGGGGTGTCGTCGACGGCATCCTGATGCTGACCGGCAAGGTGACCGACAGCGAAGGTCGCCCGCTGCGCGAGTGA
- a CDS encoding branched-chain amino acid ABC transporter permease, with protein MTSTAIVGAVQLADGSIDFNYQGVIDDFWRLTVDGLSYGAIYALVAVGYTLVYGVLRLINFAHSEIFMLGLFGQYVGLMLLGFSPSGDVYSQGIILTITYLALAMIFGMAVSGAAAVGLERVAYRPLRRRGAKPLIFLITAIGASFVIQEIVHFVLPKIWPSLGGTNAQKPIMLVEPTKQFSFGGADITNITIVIIVAAVILAIVTELLINQTKFGRGIRAVAQDPDTATLMGVSRERVIMLTFLIGGVLAGAAALLYALKIPNGIIYSGGFILGIKAFSAAVLGGIGNLRGALLGGLLLGLAENYGQILFGTEWRDVVAFVVLVLVLMIRPTGILGESLGKARA; from the coding sequence ATGACTTCCACTGCAATAGTCGGCGCGGTACAACTCGCCGACGGCTCGATCGACTTCAACTATCAAGGAGTGATCGACGATTTCTGGCGACTGACCGTCGACGGATTGTCCTATGGTGCTATCTACGCACTGGTCGCTGTCGGCTACACCCTGGTCTACGGCGTTTTGCGGCTTATCAATTTTGCCCATTCGGAAATATTCATGCTCGGCCTGTTCGGTCAGTATGTCGGACTGATGTTGCTCGGATTTTCGCCGAGCGGTGATGTCTACTCGCAGGGCATCATCCTCACCATCACCTATCTGGCGTTGGCGATGATCTTCGGCATGGCGGTCTCCGGTGCCGCGGCTGTCGGATTGGAACGCGTCGCCTATCGGCCGCTGCGCAGGCGCGGCGCCAAGCCCCTGATCTTTCTCATCACCGCCATCGGCGCCTCGTTCGTGATCCAGGAGATCGTGCACTTCGTGCTGCCCAAGATCTGGCCGAGTCTGGGTGGCACCAACGCCCAGAAGCCGATCATGCTGGTGGAGCCGACCAAACAGTTCAGCTTCGGCGGCGCGGACATCACCAACATCACCATCGTGATCATCGTCGCCGCGGTGATCTTGGCGATCGTCACCGAACTGCTGATCAACCAGACCAAGTTCGGCCGCGGCATCCGAGCTGTGGCGCAGGATCCCGACACCGCGACGCTCATGGGCGTCTCGCGAGAACGCGTCATCATGCTCACCTTCCTCATCGGCGGTGTGCTCGCCGGTGCGGCCGCGCTGCTGTACGCGCTCAAGATTCCGAACGGGATCATCTACTCGGGCGGATTCATCCTCGGCATCAAGGCTTTCAGTGCCGCGGTGCTCGGCGGTATCGGCAACCTGCGCGGCGCGCTGCTCGGCGGCCTGCTGCTCGGGCTGGCGGAGAACTACGGCCAGATCCTGTTCGGCACCGAATGGCGCGACGTGGTCGCGTTCGTGGTGCTGGTGCTGGTCTTGATGATTCGGCCCACCGGCATTCTGGGTGAGAGTCTCGGGAAGGCGCGCGCATGA
- a CDS encoding ANTAR domain-containing response regulator, whose protein sequence is MSTAAGGASTKRDTGAKRVVVAEDEALIRMDLVEMLTEEGYLVVGEAGDGQQAVDLAVEHRPDLVIMDVKMPRRDGIDAAAEIASKRVAPVVILTAFSQRDLVERARDAGAMAYLVKPFTKSDLVPAIELAASRFHEITALESEVANLSDRLETRKLVERAKGVLMQTQGLSEPQAFKWIQRTAMDRRTTMKAVAEVVLENLAPK, encoded by the coding sequence ATGAGCACAGCAGCAGGGGGCGCAAGCACGAAGCGCGACACGGGGGCAAAGCGGGTTGTCGTCGCCGAGGACGAAGCGCTCATCCGCATGGATCTGGTCGAGATGCTGACCGAAGAGGGCTATCTGGTGGTCGGCGAGGCGGGTGACGGCCAGCAGGCGGTGGATCTCGCGGTGGAGCATCGGCCGGATCTGGTCATCATGGATGTGAAGATGCCGCGCCGCGACGGTATCGACGCCGCCGCCGAGATCGCGTCGAAACGTGTTGCGCCGGTGGTGATCTTGACCGCGTTCAGTCAGCGCGACCTGGTCGAGCGGGCCCGCGACGCGGGCGCGATGGCCTATCTGGTGAAGCCGTTCACCAAGTCGGATCTGGTGCCCGCGATCGAGCTGGCGGCCAGCCGCTTCCACGAGATCACCGCGCTGGAGAGCGAGGTGGCGAATCTGTCCGACCGGCTGGAGACGCGCAAGCTGGTGGAGCGCGCCAAGGGCGTGCTGATGCAGACGCAGGGTCTTTCCGAGCCGCAGGCCTTCAAGTGGATTCAGCGGACCGCAATGGACCGACGCACTACCATGAAGGCGGTTGCCGAGGTCGTGCTGGAGAACCTCGCACCCAAGTGA
- a CDS encoding transporter substrate-binding domain-containing protein, producing MLAIVAATGLTACGSSSDPNVLKVGTEGTYSPFSYQGSDGKITGYDIEVIQAVGDKLGKRVEFVQTPWDAIFAGLESKRFDLVANQVTINDERKNKYALSTPYTTSDGVIVTRTDNNAITTLADLNGKTCAQSATSNWGKVAAGAGAKVEAVEGFVQAIQLLKNGRVDATVNDTLAVAEYTKKTGDNGVKVAGKTGETSKQAFAARKDDALIKDVDKALSELRAEGKLAAISDKYFGTDVSK from the coding sequence ATGCTCGCCATCGTCGCCGCCACCGGGCTCACCGCCTGCGGTAGCAGCAGCGATCCGAACGTGTTGAAGGTCGGTACGGAAGGGACCTACTCGCCGTTCAGCTATCAGGGTTCCGACGGCAAGATCACCGGCTACGACATCGAGGTGATCCAGGCCGTCGGCGACAAGCTCGGCAAGCGGGTCGAATTCGTGCAGACCCCGTGGGACGCCATCTTCGCCGGCCTCGAGTCCAAGCGCTTCGACCTGGTCGCCAACCAGGTGACCATCAACGACGAGCGCAAGAACAAGTACGCGCTGTCCACCCCGTACACCACCTCCGACGGCGTGATCGTCACTCGCACCGACAACAACGCCATCACCACCCTCGCCGACCTGAACGGCAAGACCTGCGCCCAGTCCGCGACCAGCAACTGGGGCAAGGTCGCCGCGGGCGCCGGCGCGAAGGTCGAGGCGGTGGAGGGCTTCGTGCAGGCCATCCAGCTGCTGAAGAACGGCCGCGTCGACGCCACCGTCAACGACACCCTCGCCGTCGCCGAGTACACCAAGAAGACCGGCGACAACGGCGTGAAGGTCGCGGGCAAGACCGGTGAGACCAGCAAGCAGGCCTTCGCCGCCCGCAAGGACGACGCGCTGATCAAGGACGTGGACAAGGCGCTGAGCGAGCTGCGCGCCGAGGGCAAGCTGGCCGCGATTTCCGACAAGTACTTCGGCACCGACGTCAGCAAGTAG
- a CDS encoding branched-chain amino acid ABC transporter substrate-binding protein produces MAIGAAAALVLTGCSDKSTDNGSGPTGTNGAAGLSIQPVVQVDINGKEVPKTDPAKAADPAGDGKATCAPTTVAFAGPLTGPNAALGINIDMGAKLAIDQHNKANPGCQITLKSFDTEGDPQKATQVIPQIVNDRSIVALLGPTFSGETKATGKILSDAGLASLSSSATNATLTQNGWTSFFRGLAHDDVQGPSVAKYLTGTAGYKKVCVVQDNTDYGTGLAKSITDGLGAVADPGCSSSIKAGDKDFSATVTKVASANADAVFFAGYYAEGAPLAQQLKSGGFKGVFVGPDGVNDPQFLSQAGSAAKGATLTCPCGPAPEKFAKDYKALNGQESGVYSVEAYDLATILAKGIDGGKVTRPDLLEFVRNYDGAGLARQYKWSPNGELSNALIWIYTVK; encoded by the coding sequence TTGGCTATCGGCGCTGCCGCCGCGCTGGTGCTGACCGGTTGTAGTGACAAATCGACCGACAACGGTTCGGGCCCGACCGGCACCAACGGTGCAGCCGGCCTGTCCATCCAGCCGGTAGTGCAGGTGGACATCAACGGCAAAGAAGTTCCGAAGACCGACCCGGCCAAGGCCGCCGACCCCGCGGGTGACGGCAAGGCGACCTGCGCGCCGACCACGGTCGCCTTCGCCGGCCCGTTGACCGGCCCGAACGCCGCTCTCGGGATCAACATCGACATGGGCGCGAAGCTGGCCATCGACCAGCACAACAAGGCCAACCCCGGCTGCCAGATCACGTTGAAGTCGTTCGACACCGAGGGTGACCCGCAGAAGGCCACCCAGGTGATCCCGCAGATCGTCAACGACAGGTCGATCGTCGCGCTGCTCGGCCCCACCTTCTCCGGTGAGACCAAGGCGACCGGCAAGATCCTCAGCGACGCGGGGTTGGCCTCGCTGAGCTCCTCGGCGACCAATGCCACGCTCACCCAGAACGGCTGGACCAGCTTCTTCCGCGGTCTGGCCCATGACGACGTGCAGGGTCCGTCGGTGGCGAAGTACCTGACCGGCACCGCGGGCTACAAGAAGGTCTGCGTCGTCCAGGACAACACCGACTACGGCACCGGCCTGGCCAAGAGCATCACCGACGGCCTCGGCGCCGTTGCCGATCCCGGCTGCTCGTCCAGCATCAAGGCCGGTGACAAGGACTTCTCCGCAACGGTCACCAAGGTCGCCTCGGCGAACGCGGACGCCGTGTTCTTCGCCGGTTACTACGCCGAGGGCGCGCCGCTCGCCCAGCAGCTGAAGTCCGGTGGCTTCAAGGGCGTCTTCGTCGGCCCGGACGGGGTCAACGATCCGCAGTTCCTGTCCCAGGCGGGCAGCGCGGCCAAGGGTGCGACGCTGACCTGCCCGTGTGGCCCGGCGCCGGAGAAGTTCGCGAAGGACTACAAGGCGTTGAACGGCCAGGAGTCGGGTGTGTACTCGGTGGAGGCATACGACCTGGCCACGATCCTGGCCAAGGGCATCGACGGCGGCAAGGTGACTCGCCCTGACCTGCTCGAATTCGTCCGGAACTACGACGGTGCCGGTTTGGCGCGTCAGTACAAGTGGAGCCCCAACGGGGAACTGAGCAACGCGCTGATCTGGATCTACACGGTCAAGTAA
- a CDS encoding low molecular weight phosphatase family protein, which produces MHVLFVCNGNVCRSVIAERLTRALAVEHALPNLTAESAGTRALVGFPVEPLAAQAIAGLGADPSDFKARRLKDEMVDNADLVLAMTQQIRDQISEMGFGVAARTFTLLEARRIAHVTGARTIAELHQARNDLAFVGRENIADPIGLSEQAYCEVSDRIAEALVPLLLALAPYEQSRPVADERTGLVIEPDAADAPLASFLAAHRIK; this is translated from the coding sequence ATGCACGTCCTGTTCGTCTGCAACGGCAATGTCTGCCGTTCGGTGATTGCCGAGCGCCTCACCCGCGCGCTCGCGGTCGAACACGCCCTGCCGAACCTGACCGCGGAAAGCGCCGGAACGCGTGCGCTGGTGGGCTTTCCGGTCGAACCGCTGGCCGCGCAGGCCATCGCCGGACTCGGCGCGGATCCAAGCGACTTCAAGGCACGGCGGCTGAAGGACGAGATGGTCGACAACGCCGATCTGGTGCTGGCCATGACCCAGCAGATCCGCGACCAGATCAGCGAAATGGGCTTCGGGGTGGCCGCACGCACCTTCACCCTGCTGGAAGCACGCCGGATCGCGCACGTCACCGGTGCGCGCACGATCGCCGAACTGCATCAGGCCCGCAACGATCTGGCGTTCGTCGGCCGGGAGAACATCGCCGACCCGATCGGGCTATCCGAGCAGGCCTACTGCGAGGTGAGCGATCGGATCGCCGAAGCATTGGTTCCGCTGCTGCTCGCGCTTGCGCCCTACGAGCAGTCCCGGCCGGTCGCCGACGAGCGCACCGGCCTGGTCATCGAGCCGGACGCGGCCGACGCACCACTGGCGTCTTTCCTGGCGGCGCACCGCATCAAGTAG
- a CDS encoding ABC transporter ATP-binding protein, producing the protein MTGPGAGGALFDNEDMAAGYVAEPEAAPSAGVVDLTAVIPDLADAETVAEVVASSREIETAVGAPLLRTEDLTVKFGGLTALDAVSFEIRRGEILGLIGPNGAGKTTCFNAITGVYRPSSGTVYFDGAPLTKTKRNAITRLGIARTFQNIRLFNEMTALENVVVGTDARHRTSVPGAIFRTARHRREEHDAIERGMALLEFVGIAPKAVEKARNLSYGDQRRLEIARALATEPKLLCLDEPAAGFNPSEKSALMDLIRKIRDDGFTVLLIEHDMRLVMGVTDRIVVLEFGRKIADGLPADIRENPAVIAAYLGVPDDDTGSGTASAHGTDG; encoded by the coding sequence ATGACCGGGCCTGGCGCGGGTGGCGCGCTGTTCGACAACGAGGACATGGCCGCGGGCTATGTCGCGGAACCCGAAGCGGCGCCCAGTGCCGGTGTGGTCGACCTGACCGCGGTGATACCGGACCTGGCCGACGCGGAGACGGTCGCGGAGGTCGTCGCCTCCAGCCGCGAGATCGAAACGGCCGTCGGTGCGCCGCTTTTGCGCACCGAGGACCTGACCGTCAAGTTCGGCGGTCTCACGGCATTGGACGCGGTGAGCTTCGAGATCCGCCGCGGCGAGATCCTCGGGCTCATCGGGCCCAACGGTGCCGGAAAAACGACCTGCTTCAACGCGATCACCGGTGTCTACCGGCCGTCGTCTGGAACGGTGTATTTCGATGGCGCGCCCCTGACGAAGACCAAGCGCAACGCCATCACCCGGCTCGGTATCGCCCGCACCTTCCAGAACATCCGGCTCTTCAACGAGATGACCGCGCTGGAGAACGTGGTGGTCGGCACCGACGCCAGGCACCGAACCTCGGTGCCGGGCGCCATTTTCCGGACCGCGCGGCATCGCCGCGAGGAACACGACGCGATCGAGCGGGGCATGGCGCTGCTCGAATTCGTCGGCATCGCACCGAAGGCGGTGGAGAAGGCGCGCAACCTCTCCTACGGCGATCAACGCCGGTTGGAGATCGCCAGGGCGCTGGCCACCGAGCCGAAGCTGCTGTGTCTGGATGAGCCCGCGGCCGGTTTCAATCCGAGCGAGAAGTCGGCGCTGATGGATCTGATCCGCAAGATCCGCGATGACGGGTTCACGGTGCTGCTGATCGAGCACGATATGCGCCTGGTCATGGGCGTGACCGACCGAATCGTGGTGCTGGAGTTCGGCCGCAAGATCGCCGACGGACTGCCAGCGGATATCCGGGAGAACCCCGCGGTGATCGCCGCCTATCTCGGTGTGCCCGATGACGACACCGGCTCGGGGACGGCAAGCGCGCACGGGACGGATGGGTAG
- the pyk gene encoding pyruvate kinase, whose protein sequence is MMRRTKIVCTLGPATATEDRIRELVESGMDVARLNFSHGEHADHAENYKKVRQASDHLGRAVGILADLQGPKIRLGRFIEGKTVWATGEEVRITVDEVDGTHDRVSTTYKELAADAKPGDRLLVDDGKVGLTVTKVDGNDVVCRVTEGGPVSNNKGVSLPGMDVSVPALSEKDIEDLEFALKLGVDFIALSFVRSPADVELVHDIMDRVGRRVPVIGKLEKPEAIDNLEAIVLAFDAVMVARGDLGVELPLEQVPLVQKRAIQMARENAKPVIVATQMLESMIENSRPTRAEASDVANAVLDGADAVMLSGETSVGAYPIETVRTMARIVHAVETESTRVPPLTHVPRTKRGVISYAARDIGERLNAKALVAFTQSGDTVRRLARLHTPLPLLAFTPLPEVRSQLALTWGTETFIVPMVDTTDAMIHQVDVALLSMERYQKGDLVVIVAGSPPGTVGSTNLIHVHRIGEEDH, encoded by the coding sequence GTGATGCGACGGACGAAGATTGTGTGCACGCTCGGCCCGGCCACTGCCACCGAGGACCGTATCCGCGAACTCGTCGAGAGCGGCATGGACGTGGCTCGGCTGAACTTCAGTCACGGCGAACACGCGGATCACGCCGAGAACTACAAGAAGGTACGGCAGGCCTCCGACCACCTCGGCAGAGCGGTCGGCATCCTTGCCGACCTGCAAGGACCGAAGATTCGGCTGGGCCGCTTCATCGAGGGCAAGACCGTCTGGGCGACGGGTGAAGAGGTACGGATCACCGTCGACGAGGTCGACGGAACCCATGACCGCGTTTCGACCACGTACAAGGAACTCGCCGCGGATGCCAAGCCGGGCGACCGCCTGCTCGTCGACGACGGCAAGGTCGGTCTCACCGTCACCAAGGTGGACGGCAACGATGTCGTCTGTCGGGTGACCGAGGGCGGACCGGTCTCCAACAACAAGGGTGTTTCGCTGCCCGGCATGGACGTGTCGGTGCCCGCGCTGTCCGAAAAGGACATCGAGGACCTGGAATTCGCGCTGAAGCTCGGTGTCGACTTCATCGCACTGTCGTTCGTGCGGTCCCCGGCCGACGTCGAGCTGGTGCACGACATCATGGACCGGGTCGGCCGCCGGGTGCCGGTGATCGGCAAGCTGGAGAAGCCGGAGGCCATCGACAACCTGGAAGCCATCGTGCTCGCCTTCGACGCGGTCATGGTCGCCCGTGGTGACCTCGGCGTCGAGCTGCCGCTGGAGCAGGTGCCGCTGGTGCAGAAGCGGGCCATCCAGATGGCGCGGGAGAACGCGAAGCCGGTGATCGTGGCGACCCAGATGCTGGAGTCGATGATCGAGAACTCGCGCCCAACCAGGGCCGAGGCCTCCGATGTCGCGAACGCGGTGCTCGACGGCGCCGACGCGGTGATGCTCTCCGGCGAGACCTCGGTCGGCGCCTACCCGATCGAGACGGTGCGCACCATGGCGCGCATCGTGCACGCGGTGGAGACCGAATCGACCAGGGTGCCGCCGCTGACCCACGTGCCGCGCACCAAGCGCGGCGTCATCTCCTACGCCGCCCGCGATATCGGCGAGCGGCTCAACGCCAAGGCGCTGGTCGCGTTCACTCAGTCCGGTGACACGGTGCGCCGACTGGCCCGGCTACACACCCCGCTGCCGCTGCTGGCGTTCACCCCGCTGCCCGAAGTCCGCAGCCAACTCGCGCTGACCTGGGGCACCGAGACCTTCATCGTGCCGATGGTGGACACCACCGACGCTATGATCCACCAGGTCGATGTAGCACTGCTGTCGATGGAGCGATACCAGAAGGGTGACCTCGTGGTGATCGTCGCCGGCTCCCCGCCGGGTACGGTCGGCTCTACCAACCTGATCCACGTGCATCGTATCGGTGAGGAGGATCATTAA
- a CDS encoding acyl-CoA thioesterase, with product MDEDVFVGQHPEKVWSRTFGGQLVAQAIVAAGRTVGDRPVHAVNAHFVRGGDTKKPIEYRVDRHRDGRAFANRTVTALQDDQELFVMLAAFQDWNKGLEHGHPLPEVPDPETLPRVEESFEGLEDKLEMFIKAPHPIDMRYTNDPAWILKGTGERLNHNRVWMRTDGKLPDDPLLHVATLGYSSDTTVLDSIITTHGLSWGLDRIVAATVNHSIWFHRPFRFDEWALYATESPVASGSRGLATGRFFSRSGELLATTVQEGLIRHFPARQSARKG from the coding sequence ATGGACGAGGACGTCTTCGTCGGTCAGCATCCGGAGAAGGTGTGGAGCCGGACCTTCGGTGGCCAGCTCGTCGCGCAGGCGATCGTCGCGGCGGGCCGCACGGTGGGCGACCGGCCGGTGCACGCGGTCAACGCGCATTTCGTGCGCGGCGGCGACACCAAGAAGCCGATCGAGTACCGGGTGGACCGGCACCGCGACGGCCGCGCGTTCGCCAACCGCACCGTCACCGCGCTGCAGGACGATCAGGAGCTGTTCGTCATGCTCGCGGCGTTCCAGGACTGGAACAAGGGGCTCGAGCACGGGCATCCGCTGCCGGAAGTGCCGGACCCGGAGACGCTGCCTCGGGTGGAGGAGAGCTTCGAAGGCTTGGAAGACAAGCTGGAGATGTTCATCAAGGCGCCGCACCCGATCGACATGCGCTACACCAACGACCCGGCCTGGATTTTGAAGGGCACGGGGGAGCGGCTCAACCACAATCGGGTGTGGATGCGCACGGACGGGAAACTGCCCGACGATCCGCTGTTGCACGTCGCGACGCTGGGTTATTCATCCGACACCACGGTGCTGGATTCGATCATCACCACGCACGGACTTTCCTGGGGACTCGACCGGATCGTCGCGGCGACGGTGAATCATTCGATCTGGTTCCACCGGCCGTTCCGATTCGACGAGTGGGCGCTCTACGCCACCGAATCCCCGGTTGCCTCGGGCTCGCGCGGCCTGGCCACCGGTCGCTTCTTCTCCCGCTCCGGTGAGCTGCTGGCCACCACCGTGCAGGAGGGGCTGATTCGCCACTTCCCGGCGCGGCAGTCCGCGCGCAAGGGGTGA